CCACGCGTGCATTAGGTGGCTCAGATGATTGACTAAGTGGCAGATGTCTAGCCAGacttaattgaattaaaaggCAAAGATTTCCACGTCTGGCGAAACGCTGATCAATTAGTGCCAATTAATAATTCGAGACATTCCCGAAGCACCTGGAAACTGGAAACAGAAGCTGGGAAGACTGCGCTCTTATACTCGTACACTGTATACTCGTACACCGCGTATAAGATGATTCACAATCTGTCATGCGAATGCACCCACTCAGCTGCGAATAGATTTCCAGCCGCTAATTTACTTTACTATTGACAGTccgtattattattatagccCGCGAATGTAGAAGAAACGCCCCCGGTTGTTGGCTTTGCGAATGTGAATGAAGCAACGGGCCAAATGCGAAAAAGGCCGCGGAAGTGAGCGATCGAGTTAACGGTGTGAAACAGATTGCTGACttatttggccaactttcGGCAAGGTCAATGTCGGGTGTGCTCGTCTGCAGACTGGGCCAAAACCAGATGATGGCGAACTGGGCGTGAAAGCCACCTGGCGCCAACCAGTTGATGACGTTCTGGCCAAGAGTTGCGGAGTTCCGCTCGGCCTGCGATCATTATTCTTCTTCTGCCGAAGGTCTTctggtttattattttgccaaCTTATTTGGAAATTCATCCAAGAACTCCGTggtataaaatattattgggTTTTTCAGTCGTTCCCCAGTTGCTAATCTGCATCTGGCTGTTACGGTTACGGAAATGTTTCTACGCGCGCGTTTGGCTCTGCTGAGCCTTCTCTTCCTGACGGTCTCCGGCCAGAAGAGTAAGGCCCGAAATGATCGTCCTCAAGGCAGGACCCTGGGACTGCTGACGCCTCTTTTACTGGGTGGTGGAGGACCGCTCTTCGATGTGCCCCTGCCTGCAGGACCACCCATCGGATCAGGTGGCGGATCCTCTTCTGCAGCCGGAGGAAGCACGCAATCGGACTCCTACTACGGCGGCGGCTATCCAAGCTACGGGTACAGACCCAACTACGGATACGGATATCCCAGTTACGGCTATAACTACGGATACCCGGGCTTTGGCTATGGCTACGGCCAGAACTACTACAGGCCCAGCTACTACAACTACGGTGGCTACCAGAGACCGCAGTCGTACTATGGATACCGACCTAGCTATAGCTCCATTGGAACTGGCGTATCTGGCGGATATCCCTCGTACAGCAGTTCAGCCGGCATCTCGAGCTCTCCCACAACatcgggagcaggagcagtatCTGCAGGGGGATCCCCACTGGGAGGGGGAACCCCACAGCTGTCCACCGCTCAGCAGGCCCAGTTGGCCGGCATTTTGGGCCAGGCCCTTGGCAGTAGTCTACGCCCTCTTCTCGCCAATGGGGGCGGGGCAGCTGGAGCGACGGGAGTGGGCGCGAATCCACAAGCTCTGAGCGGTCTACTCAGTCTTCTGGGCTAGTCTGTAACTATATTAGTATTAAGTAACAGATAGAAACATTATTGATAAGTCATCAGTTTCACAACAAGTGAATCTAATTCATAATTTTTATAGCGACTTATAactaattcaaatttttttttttttttttttttttttttttttttttttttttttttttttttttttttttttttttttttttttttttttttttttttttttttttttttttttttataggaTATAATTAGAATCGAACTACATTCAAAAAAATGTcattgttttatatatttttatctaGTTTTAATgattgttttcctttgtttgtttatctgACTTCTTTgtacattttcttttattaaaaacattatCTTCTTTGTTAAAATTGCACTTCCGTTTGGTGGGTTGCCATGCAACTTAGTTTGGCAATCCGTATGCAAATTGTGTTAAGTGATTTTATCGCTGGGTGTTAACTATTTTTAGTGGTGTCAGGGCTTTACAACTTCTCGTCTGCAAGTTGCGAATTCGTAATAATTAGAGGCACTAGAACTGCGCTTTTTGAGGTATAAAAGGCAGTTCAGATCGCAGTTCACCCTAGAGTGTTTATAATGGTCAGTATGCGGATCACCTTCTACTTACTGCTTGTAGTAACTCTCTTAGGATGCGTTTTTGCGAATCCTGTAAGCGAGGATCCTGTGGCTGCAGCAACTCTAGATGATGTGGCTGATTTGGGTGGTCAGGAGGCAAAGGAGGGCGATAGACCAGCTCGCTGGCTAGACGGAGGTTGGGGAGGCGGCTGGAATACAGGATGGGGTGGAGGATGGACTGGCAGCTGGAACGGAGGCTGGAATGGAGGCTGGAACGGAGGCTGGAACAGAGGCTGGAGTCTATCCTACAGTCCCTGGAGAAACAGCTACAGTAACTATTGGTGGTAGCAGTCCCAAAACAGTAGCTTCCCAAAAATTGGTGTTAGCTTTGGAATAAAGTGATACAAAAGTATAATCAAGTTATGTTAAAGTTCTTTGAAAGCTCTTGAGTTCCAAATAAAGCGCATTAAgttaacaaaaaaccaaagctTTAAAGAGCTTCTTAATAGCCAAATTAAAACACAGAAACCCATTTCAATCGTTCTGGCATTTTATGGTTTcgaataaatttgttaaacgTAAAcaagaacatttaaaaaagtaaacaagaaaCGGGAATGCCGTTCGATTCTTTGGGTCTCTGGATCGAATAAAAGACCGCAGCTTGGGTTCCGAAAATAACAGTTGCACATAGCAAAGATCCAAGCACAATCGAAGCAATCTATCCAAGAACTCACCTATCCAAGATGCGTCTTATCCTTCTGTCCATCGTTGGCCTCCTGTGCCTGGCCTACGCCCTCGCTCTGAATGAAAAGGCAGCTAACCTGGAGGATCTGGCCAATCTGGGAGCAGACCATGCCGAAAGCGGAGTGCGAGAAGCTCGTGGGAACTACGCACACGGCGACTACGGACATGGTCACGGCCACAACGGTGGTGGTCATGGTGGTGGTCATGGTGGTGGTCATGGTGGATATGGACATGGTCGCTAGTCTATTCCCTGATGTACATCCACTAATTTACCTTAATAACCCGATGTACtaaaaaagtaataaagtTTATGATCACTTAATATTGCGATTTGATGTCttcaataatattttgaaaatcttAACATTAACTGTGAGCCAATCTGAGCTTCTTGTTCGAggaataatattatttaacttaTATAGAAAGTACTTAGTGCTAGCTGACTTGATAGATTTAAAATAACTGGTTAAAATTCGCAGTAATTGTAGACTTCTTAGAATGACAAGCCCCTTTTCTACACACAAACTGAGTCAGAGGAgctttatttttgaaaaagcTCAAGAACTTCGTAATACAATTTTGTGGACTTTAAGTTTATTCACAATTTTACGAGTATTCACATATCTATACAAATTAGAAGGCGTGGTTTATTTTACTCGCGCGAGCTAATTTAGGCGAATTAGTTAAGTGgttgtattttgttttgaaaagtATTAAACACCACAGGGTATATTTCGATGGGAACCTGTATGACAATTCAAGTTCAACGGCTTGTACTCGTAAATCCCCAGTTGTTTACTTTTTAGACTCTAGATCAAACAAGTCGATCTTGACATTCATTAGACAATAGACAGCTTATTTCCATATTCCATCCTTTTTAATAACTAATATGTTAAATGGGATTATTAAGCAGCagatttgtatttattattatatgtatatacccgATACTCGAAGCAAAATAGGGTATACCAGACTcctttaaaagtatgtaacaggttgAAGGATACGTTattgtccgtctgtccttttttaactttattatttggGTCAACTAATTCGTTGTTGACCTTTTACCCAGGCATTGCTACTGGCtaagtaatgggtatcagatagcaGAGACAATCGACCGTCTCTTTAATGATTTGTTGATACAAAACTCACACGTAACTTACTTACTCGAAAGATTTCTGTGGTGTTTACTTCGCTGATTAATTTTTATGGACAATGGGCACTTAGCTGCCGATGCAGTCCACTAAAAACCCATAAAACAAAACAGGTCCCAATTGTTGACAGTCCACGAACCCTAATCGAATGATCTATGTATGAAACCACTTACCAGCAGCATCCCGACAACTTTCGCAAATGAGACGTTAACATTTGGAATGATTCAGTAATGACGGccaaaaaattacaaaaaaaggtACCCAGAATAACAAAGAGTGAAAAATGTGTGTGGTG
This sequence is a window from Drosophila teissieri strain GT53w chromosome 2R, Prin_Dtei_1.1, whole genome shotgun sequence. Protein-coding genes within it:
- the LOC122614699 gene encoding shematrin-like protein 1 — translated: MFLRARLALLSLLFLTVSGQKSKARNDRPQGRTLGLLTPLLLGGGGPLFDVPLPAGPPIGSGGGSSSAAGGSTQSDSYYGGGYPSYGYRPNYGYGYPSYGYNYGYPGFGYGYGQNYYRPSYYNYGGYQRPQSYYGYRPSYSSIGTGVSGGYPSYSSSAGISSSPTTSGAGAVSAGGSPLGGGTPQLSTAQQAQLAGILGQALGSSLRPLLANGGGAAGATGVGANPQALSGLLSLLG
- the LOC122614730 gene encoding protein suex-1 codes for the protein MVSMRITFYLLLVVTLLGCVFANPVSEDPVAAATLDDVADLGGQEAKEGDRPARWLDGGWGGGWNTGWGGGWTGSWNGGWNGGWNGGWNRGWSLSYSPWRNSYSNYWW